CTTTAATGAGAAAAGCTTCATCCGCAAAATGAATATGCACATTTTTGATCCACGAATTCGATATGTCTAGGAAATATATTCCATTCCACTCTTCCTCAAAGTGTCCATCATATTGGTCTCGTGCCATCTCTAAACCAAGGTCCTCTATGCCGAATTCATTAACGGAATAGTTTACTGTTCTGATTTTGGGAGACCAATTGCTCTGAGCATTAAAAAACAAAGGCCTGTCGAGTTCGATTCTGTTTTTCGTTAACGAAACTATTTCAAACATTTGCCAGGGCTCACCTCGTAAAATTGAGACATCCCCAGGATCTCCACCATATAGGTGATTAACAAGAGCATTATTAAGAATATTATTTTTCCGAAGACTCATGGAAATTTCAATTCTTTGCCCAACCGATAGATTATCAGTCGAGTTCACATCAAGAAAGCGATCCCCACGCACGGCATTTGATGTTATATTTGCCAGGTTATCACTCTGCTGCCTTTTGCCTTCAACCCAAAGGAAGCCTCCTTTGCCATGAAAATTTTCATCTGATACCTCTCTACAACTTTTGGGGAAATAGAGGATTGATTTGTCCTTGCCTGCTCCACGCAATACAAGATTGGACTTCTGGATTTTTAAAATTTGAGTAATGACATAAGTGCCCTCCGGAATGAATATAGCCCCATTTTTTGTCTTCTTAATTGCATCTAGGAATGCTTGCGTATCATCAGCAACCCCGTTACCAATAGCACCAAAGTCCTTTACGTTAGCAACAGTAGGCACCTTAGGAATAGGAACTTCGCCTTCTCTGTAGCCAGTGTATGAAAAATCTGGTATTCTAGAGAAATCTGTTCTCAGCTCTCCATCGGCACCATAAAGATCAGATACCTCTGTTTTCCCAGGTTGTTGAAATAAAAATAGGGTTATTACGAGTAGCAGGTATTTATAATTATGTGTTTTCACATATAGAGTATAATTATTTAATGATAAATAAATTTATCATAATAGTCTATCATTAAACCTAACGGCATTATCTATTAGTTTATTTTATTTGATTTAATCAAAATTATAAACTCCAAAAACTTTAAAACAAGTTATTATTACAACTTTTTGTTTGCAAGTAAATTACTTAATGAGCAAACTTACTTCAATCCCTATCAGACACGGATCATGCAAATATGCGATAAGCCAAGTAGTCTAGTCTGGGTTAGTAGTTTTGCTTTTTGCTCTATAAATTCTTTGCTGATGGAGAAGCCCGTATATTTATTCTCTGTGCTGCCAATAACCACACTAATCTTGGTGAGTTTAATGGTAAGGGTCTGGGTTACTTCTCTTAAGGAGTATAATGGCCTTGGAGAATTCGCCAGATGACAACACTTAATTTACGTGCTGCAGCAACGCTTGCTTGGTTACAGCTTTTTGGGGCTTGATGATTTTCTCATTGAGCATGACTTGAAGAAAATTAAGATCCTTTTTCTCGTCCGACTTGTAAGCTGGCATAGGTTGCGTCGATTAGATCAAAGCACCATGACTTAGCAAAATTGATATTCTCATTGCAGACTTCAAGAAGTCGTTTTTCTCAGTGTAATTTAGATTGCTAGGTCTACTAAGAACTCTCTCTTTTACAACATGAATGAGATCGGGATTTTTCTCAATCTTTTAGGAGATCAAGAGATCCATTTCTTGTTTTCTCTTATTTATGAGTTCATGTCTCATCATTTATAATTAAAAGCCAACATAGAAAAAATACAACCTCCCACTGTATTTACAAATGCCGATAGATAAATACTTTTTTGAGGCTGTATTATCTAACAGAAAATCTGTACTGACACAAAGGAGGTTAGCTAATTATTTTATTTGTTGTGGCCAAGGCAGCTTCGTTCAAATCAAATGCTTTTTTTGATAAGCTGAGTGGCAGAAGTTTCGGGCCCCGCCTAGGATACCATCAGAAGAACGAACCAGCAGTGTCAGTAAATCATCCTGAAAGACGTTGTGAGGCAGCCCACAAGCATCGAGCCCTGAGGTAATCAACGAGCTGATTTGTTCGGGATTGAGTTCGAGCAGGTGGACCGGATAGGTGATGTGGAATTTAATGCCAACATTGAATCTATTAATTATACTTGACCTAAATGTCATTTAAGGTAATAACTTAGTGGTTGCTACTTTTTACATATATTTAATTTAAAACTAAGTAGGTCGTTATAATATGAAATTACTTATAAATCTGCTAACCTTAGCTATATTTGTATCAACATCTATCGCTCAACGCCATATACCTTCGGCTTATGGACCACTCACTGACAACTCGCAACCCGAAGCCCCGCCTAAACAGCTTGCTCCCACCCCTGCATTTCGTGCTGACATCAAACCACGCCAATCAAAACCTAGAAATGCTAGCGCTGCAGGCAAAAATGCTACTGGCCACAGCCTAGGAGTTTTTGGCGGTATCTCTCCCATACAAAATCACTTCCAAGAAACCACAATTGGTGGAGTGGAAGATAATCTAGATGACGATGAGGATAACATATCATGGTTGGTGGGTTTGAAGTATGGCTATGACTTCCCTTTCATGGCTTTCGATACGGAATGGATTTTTGGTCTCGAAATAGAGGGTTTCTATCTCAACCATGAAGTTGATGCCACCACTTTCGGAACACTACCGGTAAACGCTGAGATGGATGTTGCTGTTGGACTCGCCAATCTTTTGCTGAAGAAAGACATCGGGCGCTTGAGGCCGTATGTTGGCCTTGGCATCGGAGCAGGGCATGCTTGGGTTGATGAAGCAACTCCGCTTAATTCTGATTACGAATCTGCTTTACTTGCCTTTCAAGTGCCCGTAGGAGCCGAGCTATTTGTTACAGATCGATTTGCATTATCTTTAGACTATCGCCTTCTTATCCTACAAGGAATTGATGACCAATTGGGGGCCTCAGAAACTGAATTAGATGTTCTGCTTCACACTTTCACAGCTGGTCTACGAACCTATTTCTAGGTTCTCCTTAGCCTGTTACGCCTAACCTTTTATTTGCAAAAATCCGCTACTCTGCATAATGGCGGATCTTTAATTATAAAATATGCGTAAACAATACCCCTTTCATGAAATCGAGCCTAAGTGGCAGAACTATTGGCTGGAGAAGAAGACTTTTAAGGCAGCTAATCCGGGAGAAGAAGGGTCTGAAAAACCTAAATATTATGCCCTTGATATGTTTCCATATCCTTCTGGTGCGGGCTTACACGTAGGCCACCCCGAAGGCTATACCGCAACTGACATCATCTCACGATATAAAAGAATGTGTGGCTTTAATGTCCTGCATCCTATGGGCTGGGATGCTTTTGGCTTACCTGCCGAGCAACATGCCATAAATACCGGCACTCATCCACGTGAAACAACCTTCAAAAACATCGCTAATTTCAAACGCCAAATCAATGCCCTTGGATTCTCCTATGATTGGGATCGTGAAGTAGACACCACTGACCCCAATTACTATAGATGGACTCAATGGATTTTTATTCAGCTTTATAACAAAGAACTCGCCTACGTTTCCGAAGCACCTGTTTGGTACTGTCCAAAGCTGGGAACTGTCTTAGCTAATGAGGAAGTTCTGACGACGGAAGAAGGACCACGCTCGGAACGAGGAAACCATCCAGTAGAGCGAAGGCCTTTACGGCAATGGATGCTCAAGATCACTGCTTATGCTGAGCGTCTACTAAATGATCTAGATCAACTTGATTGGCCAGAGTCTTTAAAAGAGATGCAAAGAAATTGGATCGGACGCAGTACCGGTGCCGAGGTAAATTTCCAAGTAGATGGACATCATGAAGCAACTCTTAGAGTATTCACAACTCGACCAGATACATTATTTGGAGCTACCTATATGGTGCTTGCTCCAGAACATCCTCGAGTTCGGCAAATCACAACTTTTGCTCAAAAAGAGAAGGTCGAATCTTATATCCAAGAAATCTCTGTAAAGTCTGACCTAGAAAGGACAGGGCTTTCTAAGAAAAAAACCGGTGTCTTTACAGGTGCTTATGCTATCAATCCAGCTAATGACAAAAAGATTCCTATTTGGATTGCCGACTATGTTCTCATTAGCTATGGAACTGGAGCCATTATGGCAGTGCCCGCTCATGATGAGCGTGATTATGACTTCGCCAAAGCTTTTGATCTAGAAATTACCCAAGTTGTAAAAGCTCCAAATACAGATAATAGCGGCAATGAACAATGTTTTAGCGGAAGTGGAACAGCTATTAATTCCAATTACCTCAACGGACTTAAAACTCCCGATGCTAAAGCACGAATGATTCAAGAGCTTGAAGAAAAAGGTATCGGAAACGGGAAAGTACAGTATAAGCTAAGGGATTGGTTATTTTCACGCCAACGCTACTGGGGTGAACCTTTCCCCATTCTCTGGAGAGGTAATGAACATCAAGCTATATCAGCGGATGACTTGCCTCTAGAGCTGCCAGAACTCGATGATTATCGGCCTAGCGATGGAGGGCTTGCGCCTCTAGCCAAGGCAAAAGAATGGCTTGAGTCAGAAGATGGCTTCATACGTGAAACAAATACCATGCCCCAATGGGCTGGTTCTTGCTGGTATTATCTCCGCTACCTTGATCCCAACAATCAAGAGAAGCTAGTGGACCCGGAAGTTGAAAAATATTGGATGGGTGATCATGGAGTCGACCTATACGTAGGCGGAGCAGAACACGCTGTTTTACATCTACTCTATGCTCGTTTTTGGCACAAAGTGCTATTCGACATAGGTGTGGTTTCAACACCTGAACCTTTCTATAAACTGGTCAATCAAGGTCTTATCTTAGGAGAAGATGGTGAGAAAATGTCTAAATCCAAAGGTAATGTCGTTAATCCCGATGAGGTAGTAGAGGACTATGGTGCAGACGCACTTAGACTATTTGAAATGTTTATGGGACCACTGACCCAAGCAAAACCTTGGAGCACAAAAGGGGTAGAAGGTGTTTACCGCTTCCTTGGTCGCGCTTGGCGACTTGTAATGATAGAAAATCAAGAAGGAGAATGGAACCTCTCCAAGCAAATCTCAGACATGCCACCAGGCGAAGAACTCCTCAAGACCCTTCATAAAACAATCAAGAAAGTAACGGAAGATCTAGATCACTTAAGCTTTAATACAGCCATTGCAGAACTTATGGTTCTCACCAATGAACTCACAAAACTAGAACTGAAGCCCAAGCAAGTTCTAGACACTTTTGTTTTATTGCTTGCCCCTTTTGCCCCACATATAGCTGAAGAACTCTGGCAAAAACTCGGTCACTCCGGCTCTTTAGCATACGAAACCTGGCCAATTTTTGAGCAAAAATACCTCATAGAGACGGAAATCGAGCTACCTGTGCAAATAAATGGAAAGCTTCGTTTCAAAGTCAAAGTCCCTAGCGACTGGGATAGAGAAGCCATAGAAGACTTTATTCGCCGCCACTCTGATACATCTAAACACCTTGAAGGCAAAGAGATGCGCAAAATTATCGTAATCCCTGGCCGAATGATAAATATTGTAATTGGTTAATATATGCCTCTATTTCCTGAATTTACGCGCAAGGAGCAATTAATTATTATTTTTCTGCTTTCTTTGCTCGTGCTAGGTGGGGCAATATATCTCATCAGAAACAATGCATCGTGGACTGACGTTCCACAGCAGATAAAATAGAGAGCCCAGAAATTATGTCGAAGTTGAGTTTTGGAGAAGTGGTAGAACTTATATGTCAAGAGGATACCCGTTATGATAAGAATTCTTATACCTTCGTTCGTGAAGGTCTTGATTTCACACTTAAAACGCTGAAGCGCAATTCTAACTCAGCAAATCGTCATGTAACTGGCAACGAATTACTGGAAGGCCTTAGACAACATACTCTTCGGGAATTCGGTCCCATGAGCAAGATGGTTCTCAATGAATGGGGCATTGAAAAATGTGAAGACTTCGGCAATATTGTCTTTAATTTGGTAAATCACAATGTTCTTGGAAAAAGTGATTCTGATTCACTGGATGATTTCAAAGAAAGGTATACATTCTATCATGCCTTTGTTCAACCCTTTCTTCCTGCAGAAAAGCCTAAGCTTGTTAGCACCCGCAAAGCAAAATCAAATCAGACAAGAAGAGCTAATACCAAGAAAGCATCTCCGAAGACACCTTCTTCTGAGTTATAACCACCTCTCTGTCGTCATAAGATCTATTGTTGTAACTTCAGCGATGGATTCTTTAACCAGATTATTTCGATAGACATGCATGCCTATAAATATTTTGTTTTTCTTATCACAGCCATGATAATATCAAGTTGCACGCCTCAGCCTGAAAAAGATTCGAAGGTTTCTAATGAATCAACAGTAGTCACACCCCAAGAAGACCTTGCTAGCCTAGAAGTCGAACAATTTGAATTCAGCAATGGCCTGCGTCTACTCGTCCAAGAGGACCGCACCTCTCCAGTGGTATCCGTTCAGGCTTGGGTGCCCGCAGGAAGCATTACTGAGGGCAAGTATTTAGGCTCTGGTATATCACATGCCGTCGAGCATATGTTATTTAAAGGAACAGATCGTAGAGGCGTCTCTCAAATCGCTGAAGAGGTTCAAAGCGTAGGCGGTTATATAAATGCGTATACTACCTTTGATCGAACCGTTTATTACATTGAATCTCCAAGTTCTGGCTGGAAAACCGCACTTGATGTTCTAGCCGATGCTATTTTTCATTCCAAACTTCCTGAAAATGAATTTATCAAAGAACAAGAAGTGATCCGCAGAGAATTTGCCATGGGGTTGGATAGCCCAGATCGAGCCCTTTCTAGAATCCTCTTTTCCACCGCCTTCGTCGAACACCCCTACAAGCAGCCTGTCATTGGACACATGGACCTATTTAATAAACTCACACGTGATGATCTATACAACTACTACCAAGCTCACTACGTCCCGAATAATGTCACTTTCATTATTGTAGGCGATGTCAACGCACAGGAAATCAAAGAAGCACTTGAGGAAGAAACCTCTACTCTAGAGCGTGGGTTTGTTCCAGATGTATTCATTCCTAAGGAACCACGACAGCTGGGACGCCGGGAACACCTTAAACCCTTTTCAACTGATGTCACACGTATGATCATGGCTTACCCAATCCCAGCTATTACACACCCAGACTTATATCCTCTCGATGTTTTAGCTCTGATTGCCGGCCGAGGTCGCAGCTCTCGCCTTTACCAAGAGCTTGTAGAAAAGAAAAAACTACTAAGGGACGTCGGTGCGTCCTCTTATACTCCAGCTCATTCAGGACTATGGGCCGTTTCCGCCACACTGCTACCAAAAGCAGATACTACACCCTTAAACATGAGTCTAAAGGAGATAGAACTAGAAGTCACCTCTATCCTAGAAGAATTTAAGCATACTCATGTGACCGAAAATGAGTTACAGAAAGCCAAGCGCCAAGTCATCACTAGCCATGCTGCAGAGCTCAAAACCGTAAGCGGTAAAGCCTCTAGCCTAGGACTTAGCTGGTTCGTCGCACGTGATATTTATTTCGATGAAAACTATCTAAAAGGCATTAAAAATGTCACGGCAGAAGATATCCAACGTGCTGCTAAAACCTACTTTACTCCTAATAGTCTTACCTTGGTCTCACTCTATCCCAGAGAAGAAAGCACACAAGATGCTGATGAGGATAAATTAGTCAAAGAACCATCACGTAAAAATATTAAAAAACTGAACAATGGCATGCCGGTGGTCATGATCCGAGATGCAAAGGCCCCTCTTGTTACAATCCGTGCGA
This window of the Verrucomicrobiota bacterium genome carries:
- a CDS encoding outer membrane beta-barrel protein; protein product: MKLLINLLTLAIFVSTSIAQRHIPSAYGPLTDNSQPEAPPKQLAPTPAFRADIKPRQSKPRNASAAGKNATGHSLGVFGGISPIQNHFQETTIGGVEDNLDDDEDNISWLVGLKYGYDFPFMAFDTEWIFGLEIEGFYLNHEVDATTFGTLPVNAEMDVAVGLANLLLKKDIGRLRPYVGLGIGAGHAWVDEATPLNSDYESALLAFQVPVGAELFVTDRFALSLDYRLLILQGIDDQLGASETELDVLLHTFTAGLRTYF
- the leuS gene encoding leucine--tRNA ligase, whose protein sequence is MRKQYPFHEIEPKWQNYWLEKKTFKAANPGEEGSEKPKYYALDMFPYPSGAGLHVGHPEGYTATDIISRYKRMCGFNVLHPMGWDAFGLPAEQHAINTGTHPRETTFKNIANFKRQINALGFSYDWDREVDTTDPNYYRWTQWIFIQLYNKELAYVSEAPVWYCPKLGTVLANEEVLTTEEGPRSERGNHPVERRPLRQWMLKITAYAERLLNDLDQLDWPESLKEMQRNWIGRSTGAEVNFQVDGHHEATLRVFTTRPDTLFGATYMVLAPEHPRVRQITTFAQKEKVESYIQEISVKSDLERTGLSKKKTGVFTGAYAINPANDKKIPIWIADYVLISYGTGAIMAVPAHDERDYDFAKAFDLEITQVVKAPNTDNSGNEQCFSGSGTAINSNYLNGLKTPDAKARMIQELEEKGIGNGKVQYKLRDWLFSRQRYWGEPFPILWRGNEHQAISADDLPLELPELDDYRPSDGGLAPLAKAKEWLESEDGFIRETNTMPQWAGSCWYYLRYLDPNNQEKLVDPEVEKYWMGDHGVDLYVGGAEHAVLHLLYARFWHKVLFDIGVVSTPEPFYKLVNQGLILGEDGEKMSKSKGNVVNPDEVVEDYGADALRLFEMFMGPLTQAKPWSTKGVEGVYRFLGRAWRLVMIENQEGEWNLSKQISDMPPGEELLKTLHKTIKKVTEDLDHLSFNTAIAELMVLTNELTKLELKPKQVLDTFVLLLAPFAPHIAEELWQKLGHSGSLAYETWPIFEQKYLIETEIELPVQINGKLRFKVKVPSDWDREAIEDFIRRHSDTSKHLEGKEMRKIIVIPGRMINIVIG
- a CDS encoding Minf_1886 family protein produces the protein MSKLSFGEVVELICQEDTRYDKNSYTFVREGLDFTLKTLKRNSNSANRHVTGNELLEGLRQHTLREFGPMSKMVLNEWGIEKCEDFGNIVFNLVNHNVLGKSDSDSLDDFKERYTFYHAFVQPFLPAEKPKLVSTRKAKSNQTRRANTKKASPKTPSSEL
- a CDS encoding pitrilysin family protein, which produces MIISSCTPQPEKDSKVSNESTVVTPQEDLASLEVEQFEFSNGLRLLVQEDRTSPVVSVQAWVPAGSITEGKYLGSGISHAVEHMLFKGTDRRGVSQIAEEVQSVGGYINAYTTFDRTVYYIESPSSGWKTALDVLADAIFHSKLPENEFIKEQEVIRREFAMGLDSPDRALSRILFSTAFVEHPYKQPVIGHMDLFNKLTRDDLYNYYQAHYVPNNVTFIIVGDVNAQEIKEALEEETSTLERGFVPDVFIPKEPRQLGRREHLKPFSTDVTRMIMAYPIPAITHPDLYPLDVLALIAGRGRSSRLYQELVEKKKLLRDVGASSYTPAHSGLWAVSATLLPKADTTPLNMSLKEIELEVTSILEEFKHTHVTENELQKAKRQVITSHAAELKTVSGKASSLGLSWFVARDIYFDENYLKGIKNVTAEDIQRAAKTYFTPNSLTLVSLYPREESTQDADEDKLVKEPSRKNIKKLNNGMPVVMIRDAKAPLVTIRATALGGLLAETQENNGIGQLMTRLLTKGTASRSASDLALEVEQLGGSIAAEFGNNSFSLAIEVLDSDLSQAIDILTDVLLNPTFPVDEIDKERDKLLTDIKLEIDNPVSLARNKLRASLFKPHPYGLSTLGNPESLAKLDQQTLKSYYRKLLAEDNLVFSLGGSFDEDLAIAELNKKLSSFQPSEPVSYKGRYKPDNPEYSKKHILPTDKVQAIVTIGFPSLSLDSPDRPALEIIDQALSGQASRLFTRIREEQSLAYFVGTGLLAGLDPGYFMYYAGTQKDKAEKVHTEIFREIKDINQSGFSPEQIERAKVQLLGKRILQDQAASTRSYKAALFYLYGLGADFEEKINQKIRDTTTEQVNEAFQKYFSQDNYISVIVQPDREL